Below is a window of Perca flavescens isolate YP-PL-M2 chromosome 12, PFLA_1.0, whole genome shotgun sequence DNA.
CaaagttattttggggcaatttgtttgaaagaaactcatatttctgaaaaaaaattaaaaaaactggtcaaattagacccgaggacaacacaaaggttaaaaaGCATTTGGAACATCAGATTAGTGGCGACCCCACCTAGCATgtgcttaaagctatagtgcgtagtttctgtcgccgccatgaggaattctaagtaatgacggcaaaactgtcggcgcgtccacatgacacaagccttctgtgattgcCCACGCACCCCTACCCACCCCtgctccacacagttgctagtagccaaggaggacacggagattaaaaaacatgatggactcttcagaagaggtcattatcttcacacAAGCTTCTGCGCAGCAAAGTCACccgacgccacaatcttctgaacatggtcctactgagaaatgcagggagttgtgtggagctgagagtCTTAGGCCATGTCCACACGAACacggtatttttataaccgtgactttttttacgcggttcggccttccgtccacacgaaaacgcagtttcagggcactgtaaccgaacatttttgaaaactccgtccagggtgagcattttcagaaccgccggttacagtgttgtcgtgtggacagtataaccgggttttttgccttgcgacgtcagtgtgcgccgttatccgctgtgtttgacgtcatattgtgcgccgctaacCGCTTTGTTTGTTGACAATTCTTTGCAATGGCGGATGAGTAAGATGTAACTTTTTTTCtaggcttctgattggccaaggTGACTTTACGATTTGGGTTATATCGCCGCCTGCTGgtgtggcatgctcttgacagtgcttgacagcgtgtttttgcgttttcatgtggacggagatttattttaaaccgagcatgtgtggacgggtttttatttttttaaacggaggagaaaaaactcctgtgtccgtgtggactaggccttaattagctttgtagcaactcatttggtgacggcttgaatgtaacggacgttcattaatatcaagaagttacgcactaaagctttaaaacaaataccaaatacgattttttttttttttttttttttttggggggggggcaggtAAAACCTCTTGAACCCAGGACTGATATGAATAACGCTGTTGACAACCAATGCTTCTTTAGCCCTGGCATACTACACGGACCCTGCTGAGCAGCTCTTCAGTTCTGCTGACCCGCTTCCTCCCTCTATCTGACCAGGGTTCCTACACAGCTCTGCAAAAGTCTAAAAACTTAAAGTTGCATCATTTCTAGGCCTTGAAATGTGTGTAAAAATGAGGAAAGAGTGTGGGGGGAAATGTGAAACCTTTTTAAATTAGATTGTTATACTTAAGTTTTAAATATTTAAGTCACTAATttgattaaaatatttttttaaatagaggcCTTAATTATCTCTAATAATGATCATTGTTGGGTTTTATTAACCCCCCAAAATGCCAATTTCCAAGTGTGGCAATGCTAAAACCGGTCAGTGTTGATTCCCACACAACAGACCGATGTAGAAGCATAGATATAAAACGTGTAGAAGATGCAGTCTGTTTTGAGAAGTGTGTAGGAACCCTGTTAGGTTCAGTACTGTGATTTCCTTTCTGTGTTAACATGAGTTTGATGTCGGTGTCAGATTGTGTCCAGTTTCAAAGCGACCACGTCCAGAGCGGTGTGCCAGCTGGTCAAGGAGTATGTTGGCCACAGAGACGGCATCTGGGACCTGAGCGTCACCAGGACACAACCTGTGGTGCTCGGTACTGCATCTGCAGGTAGTTCACTCATTTTTTTATCGTCAATATCTTTCctcaaatgtctttgttttacTCGTTTGCTTTCTCTTTGGCTTAATATTTAACTCATCTTGTTGTTCTAATCTCTGAACCTCTATGTTGAAGAATATTTTGTTTCTAAGTTAGTTTTTTCCCTTAAATCAAATGCCAGTTTTCCTGGTTTTCACACTGTCCATGTTGAAAATGTCAGGGCTTCTTGTCCACTTTTAGAAATGCATTTGTCAAATCTAAATATTTTAATTCCACGCTGAGAAAACGGTTAATTTCATGCTAGATTTATCTTCAAAAACTTTGTATTCAAAAAATctgtaaaaccaaaaaaatgacttaaatgtaCTCCGTAGAACACTAAATctcatctttctttccctcttttgTATCCATCCATACCATGTCTCAACAGATCATTCTGCAATGCTGTGGAGCATTGAGACGGGAAAGTGTCTCCTCAAATATATGGGCCATCAAGGATCAGGTAGAGTCAGAAATGTAAAGTACAAGCATAAGAATAGAGCTAATTAAATTGTCCTCACAGACAGAGCCTCGCTTCAgggcacattttaaaaggtttgCCAACATGATGACCTGCTGAAGTGAAAATCTCCAGCCCGTACTGTTAGAAAGTAAATCTTTTAGAAATTGTAGGTCCTCTCTTCAAAATATGTTAATTTCTTTTAAACTCATCAAATAAAGGCTAATTGGTAGAGGCCATCAGAAAATTGAAGTTCAGGATTAAGTACTATCACAATAGTGTCCGTTATGGCATGACGTAATAAACCTACtgtatgtttctgtctccacagTCAACTCGATCAAGTTCCACcccactgaacagatggctctAACAGGTAAAGATCCTCTGAAATGTCCTTTAAAAATCTTGGCGGTAGCAGCCACATCAGGTGGTTTTCTGTATATTTCTTTactgcagcagctgcagtgCTTCCACAGCGGGAATAATCAACGTACACATATCAAAATAAGAGCTATTCGAGGAAGGTTAAAAAACAAGGGCACCTGGACTTGGTTAAAGCTGCTCGAAGACTATTTGTCTcttaaggcccagacacaccgaccagacggctgaccctcggcagaaaaggcagttgggctgatcagtctcccagagtcggtcaaaaaagtgcctcagaacacaccgaagagacgagacgtaatgcgtctccataacagcaggcggcgctaatctgtattgtcgcccaaaaactgtaaaaatgaaaaatgtatatattataaatacatacatacttacacacacatatacatgcatgcatacacacacacatgcatacatacatatacatgtttttttttcttttccaattTTCATTTACGAAAATATATTTTGAACATTTTACTAAGTTTTGACCTCAAAGTAGAACTGTGGACACAAATGGTGGAGTGTCTTTACACCCTTCTTTCATACAGTGATATTTTAAGGAAGGGTCATCTTGGCTCTGATAGTGGTTTtgccccatctctctctctctctctctcctccacagCCTCTGGAGACCAGACGGCTcacatctggagatacatggTGCAGCTGCCGACTCCACAGCCAGTTGCTGACATCagtgtaagcgtgtgtgtgtgtgtgtgtgtgtgtgtgtgtgtgtgtgtgtgtgtgtgtgattgagttTGTCTTTGAAACTTGTATTGTTTCTGAAACTTAATTTCCTTTTGTCGGCAGCAAACACCCTGCGAAGACGACGTGGACTTTTCAGATAAAGATGAGGCAGACGTTGAGGTCGAGGGTCCAAACGACTGTCCTTCTGTCCGCATGGCGACCACGACTCTACGCAGCCATCAGGGTGTGGTGATCGCCGCTGATTGGCTGGTCGGAGGCAAACAGGTTGTGACAGCCTCCTGGGACCGGGCCGCCAACCTGTACGAGGTGGAGACCTCAGAGCTGGTCCACTCACTCACTGGTAGGATGAAGTGACTATTGCACTGTTACTGTGCTCAATATGTGTTTATTGTAACACTTTTGGACTCCAACAGCATGTATGCAGtatgctagtgtgtgtgtgaactctaTTTTTCCATCTTTTTAATTCTAGTGGAGACATGTTAATCTTGTCATGTTTTACTACTACCTTCACACAATGTGTTGTggctgtaagcagtccaacaAAGTGCTGCTGCGAGGCACTAAACACTGAAAGATGTATAAACACACCGTGAAACGCTCaagattgtattgcaatgaATTATTCTTCCACACATAAAATACCACTAGCACTGCagcaaatgtaaagttactttgtgagtcGAAATAAGTTTGTTAGTGCGgcggtcaacagaaagtgttcgctcccaggctcacgccctctctgtcaaagcccaaaaaacccaggtgaacaggtgaagtaaacaaaaaaagttatcacttccgctcaaaccgcgatgaaaacgcccaccacctacaatataaGTGCACAACACAatcaacaaacaacataaatgagaccataaggtcattaacatacaatatgtggctcctacacaATGTATTACTTTCACAGGGAACTAGATTAAAGTTGGGAGTGTTTAATACTCTATAATGCAGCAAGGAAATATTTTCAgatgctgtttttatttcagtgtaTCAGTTTGGTCGGTAATGATAGCCCCACGCTCAACTCTCTCTTTGACCACCTTGGAGCTGGGAGGAATTCAGGGGTTTGTCTCCCAACAAATCAGCCTTGAACCCGGGGGTATCACTGTGGAATAAACCACCCTGCTACCGGATAAATTAGGTTGTAGAAAAGGAGATGATATGCAATGAATGCAGTGTAGACATGAagaaaattatgaaaatgtgtAAGGATGCAATAAAAGGTCATTTTCTAAATGGAGAgattttctctttgtgtgttcaGGTCATGACCAGgagctgacccactgctgcacACACCCCACCCAGCGTCTGGTGGTCACCTCGTCCAGAGACACCACCTTCAGGCTGTGGGACTTCAGAGACCCGTCCATCCACTCTGTCAACGTCTTCCAGGGACACACTGAGTCagtctaaaacacacacacgtacatctTTTCCACTCTCCTGTCATCTCCATGATTTCGTTTTGGATGttagatatttaaaaaatatgtatgtgtCGGGACGACAGTGTTTATTTGAAAACAGTTttgattaattattattttggcAGAGGACAGTGTAGAAATGGTGGAAAGAAAAGGGTTATTACATGCAACTAAGGTACCAAGGCTGAAATTGAACCCGGGATGTgaccgggttggatcagtgggtagagcaggcgcgcaCATACTGAGAGTTTTATGCCTTGATGCGCAGAGGTCCACGGTCAcggttcatacgttttgaaaaaacctgggaaagttatggaatttgaaaaatgcaaattccaggcctggaaaggttttggaaacctaaaagaaagttttggaaaagtcatggaatttttttttttttttttttcttacataaATAAGCACTTCTACATTTCTGAAAATGTTGTCCCTCTGGCTGGTGAAGTAGTTCGCCATAAACGTGTCCTGTCCTCCACAGTCTCACAGGTTTAGAACCAGATTGCCAAGAAACCATACATGGGAGTGCTCTACGTCAATTGTAGCTCCagcacagcataataatatgtgattaataaatgtattttcacgtcgtcttaacctcagcgttgtattcgTGGAgtgatattacgaatcccactatgaaccacatacattatcattcattttatagttaaacctctgagggtaaactttaacacagattcgtattcttattgtataatgtctactgacattttcaggaacacccagtcatggaaatttgccgaaaagtcatgaaaaagtattggttaaaatgcgtatgaaccctgcacagttcgaatccgacctatgacgatttcctgcatgtcctccccctctctctctcccctttctcacctagctgtcctgtcaaattaaaggcggaaatgcccaaaaaatgaatgaaaaagaagaaattgaACCCGGGATGCTGTGGTCatataacaattatttttttattgtctgttaatctgtttttttttgttgttgtttggtctataaaatgtcagaaaatggtgaaaaatgtggatcactgtttcccaaagcccaagatgatgtcctcaaatgtatTGTTGAgaattgttgcttttttttttttcttccattttaaaAATGACTCCATCCGATTCCATCGATTTATCAAAAaatgtaatagttgacaactaatggtTTCATCTTTGTGGCTCTAGTGCAGTGTAGCTTGTTCATGAAGTTTGTTAATTTTGTATTGTGGGGTAATGAACTTTGGCTTTTAGTTATGGCTATAATCTCTTTTGACTTTGAGTCATTAttgtgttctttttgtttttcagtttttttttatgtatttttatcatACTTAAGTAAACCAAATTTAAATATACTATAATTTAAATGTACATGTAATTGTAATGTGTGCCACATGGGGGGCAATAAGACAGTTGTAACTGCTCCACATGAGAAATTTGAAGTAATCTTTTACTGTATCAAACAATTTACTCAGTATTCAGCTCGATTAAAAACTGAATGAAAAATATTGCCATTTACAACTGCGTTCTTCAAACAAACACGGCGAGAACAAAACATCTTAACGCTCTTCTTTCACCTTCGGTCTAAACGTTTGTCTTCTTGTCCTGGGCAGCACGGTGACGTCTGCGGTGTTCACGGTGGGCGACAACGTGGTGTCTGGGAGCGACGATCGGACGGTCAAAGTGTGGGACCTGAAGAACATGAGGTCGCCCATAGCAACCATCCGCACTGACTCCGCTGTCAACAGGTCTGTGAGCTGGAAACAAGCCAACAGATGTGTTATAGTGCAGTGATATACAGCTTCTCCAGTGTTGGTATTCATTTAGTGATGGACACGCAGAGGAAGCTAAATAGAATGAACGGTTTATGATTTTATACCTTTTACACAACTAATATTCATAATATAGGCTCTTTTTTGGATTTAGATATCTACTTCAATTgggtttaattattattatttttttttttaaatagcattgTAGCTGAAAGCCTTTTCTTTCAAAGCCATGGGGGACTACCGATGAGCTAACTCGggaacatttacattgtttcaatgttgattaatgttcactgtcccctttcaaaaataaattattataatccTAATGCTGTTATGATATAGTACTGTGTGTTGCAGTTGGAATTTGACTTTCATCCTGCTGCTGTTGTGTCCAGGATCAGCGTGTCAGTGAACCAGAAAATCATCGCTCTTCCTCACGACAATCGGCAGGTCCGGCTGTTCGACATGTCCGGGGTGCGACTGGCTCGACTCCCACGAAGCAACAGACAGGTCAgtcagtggaggaggaagggcCTCTGAATCGCCCCTCACAgcttacacacagagacccacacacacctttcaATGAGTTATTGCTCTTGATTAAAAATTACCATTTAGAAAAGGTCATCATTCATCTGTACTATACAGTATAATGGTATCAGTTTAAAGACTTAAAACATAATAGTTACTCTTCCTATGTTGAAATTTACCTCTTGAAGCATGTGATGTGAATCTTTCTAAATAACATGAAATCCTCCAAAAGATTTTAAATGGTTATCCATCCTGTTGACAGCAGATTAAGTTCCAATTTCAGAGATTTGCATTATGTCTTTGAGTTCAACACTGTACTGAGTTTGCTTTTAAAGCTTGCAAAACCATTGAATATAGTTGTCGTCCTACTGAGTTCAAGTGAAAAGTTTTGGTTTCCTGTTGCTCTGAATGCTGAATCAGGTTTTAGGTCCTGACAGCTTCACTTCTTGTGCCAGAAGAATCTATCTATAAACTGCAGGAACGCCTGTCTATCTGTGTGGGTGTTATGCacatatctctcgaaccgttagtctgatggatttcaaacttgacaggtgtcttgctacgggaacgagtaagtgcagtgctaagtttgacgttgtttggataagaaatgcaaaatatattgttggtaaaagaagcacacattggccaCTGAGCAGGACCAGAGACGGGCCTCAGGCCCACAAaagtcttctctctctctctctctctctctctctctctctctctctctctctctctctctctctctctctctctctctctctcttccccccctccctccaaaCGGTcgggttctggtggttgatgaatgCAGATATGTGCTGCTTAGCTCTCATTATGGGCCGGCTGGGTAACGCACTGCCATAAGTCCAcgacgctaatgtctgattactccacattgtcattgtgattaCATTTTGAATCTGCAGCCTTCTTTatcaggtaaatacagtagtacaatgtctGCCTCTGATGTAGAAGTTGCCTAccctgtaagtcagtagtataggctatacagtggaatTGCTTTgtggtccttctgtaagtcattttggggtacaatttggttttgaggaattctacaagcagcaataccacaggccagtCAATCGgcctgttccaaacaggcacattttcaacaggcactgcactagtacaTTGAAATAAAACAACCCAACAATGGGGCTCCCTGCTGGCGACGCAATTGCAACATCCTCAGGTTAATGTCCAGCCAGGGATCTTTGTTACGTATCATATAtggcaaaaaataaagaaataaaatgcataGAAGCACAACAGATTTTGTATTTGCAGCAACTTGTATTTTCACCATTTTTAATCTGTAAGAAATTCACAATATGTCATCCTCCGTCTTTGTTGTCTTACAACCCCTCACGTGTCCTCAGTGTTGAACAGTTTCTGTGTTGTCTGTCGTGGTTTAGGGTCACCGTCGGATGGTGTGCTGCTCCGCCTGGTGTGAAGACAACACCTCCTGCAACCTTTTCACCTGCGGCTTTGACCGGCAGGCCATCGGCTGGAACATCAACATCCCCGCCCTGCTGCAGGAGAAATGACCTCCTGCTACTGTCACTTTACTGTGAAACTCCACCCAAAGTCTGTCTTTGGAGCATCAAACACTCACATCCTGCGGGCTTAAAaggtggctttaaaaaaaaaaaaaagttaaattgtaTCCTTTTTGTCTGTGAAAACTTGTCGCATGATGTAATCGATGTAACTTCTGCTATCGCTCAATGACATAAAATTACAGACTTTTAACAGCTGTCTTTTGAGTTTACAGGAGGTCAGTTTTTGACACTTTAAGCTCCCTGAAGTCTGACCTCCCCCAGACTGAGGAGGGCAGGAAAGACAAAAGCACTTATGCTCGCTGACTACTGCATCTGTTACGCTCTCTTAACTCATCACCGCCAATATACACAGatcacacgtgtgtgtgtggttatatcTTTTTTGCATGGAAGCCATTCCTCTCTatcaaaaagatgaaaaaaacaaaacctgtgTACCATTGATGATAAAAAGCACAGACGTAACATAGGAGAGGCTTCGTCGTCTttgttaaaaactaaaaaaaagcaGACGCTAAAGAGTTGGATTGAGAGATGCTGATTTAAGCAAATCTAATCTGTGCCACTAACAGCAGAATTATGTTCGACTGACTCTTTAAAGGGAAACCCCACTAGTTTTATATAATCAATTTGGTGTTTTCAGCAGTTAATCTGTGATTACTTGGCCATGTAATTTCTTAAATGTCCTGCTTGTTATGATTGCTGAACGTTGGTGCAAAATAATAGCACAAGAAAGAAGCACTCCCTCTTGTAATTGACGCTAAAATTCTTAGCTCAACATCTATAATACACTTTTAAACCGGAAATCATATTGTCACAGCTCGGTTCTGCTGAGCTCAGATGTTCAGGAGCCACTGTGTGATAAGTAATGCACCTTTTTGAAAATACTTATAGCTTTTCATTGcggttttagaaaaaaaaaactatttgcagCTTATGTACGTAGTCAGCACAGTCAGAAACGGAAAACAGCTGAGTTTCAGCTGATGGCTGGTAGGATTGTTGACACTTTGGCAAATAATGTTCTTATTTTGTAGTATAAATGTAGATGGCTGTTAAAGGAACTGACATTTGCTTGATTCTCTTCTGTGGCCACCTGAGAGAAATGTGAGTAAAAGCATTTCTTGTGCTGGCAGTGGTGTTGTGTTAGAACTAGAACGTTTTCTCTCCAGTGTGGATACATACGCTTGTATGTTGTTAGCACTGGATCAAGATTCTGGATGGCTTTCAGACTGAACCTGAACAAGCTTGTTAAAAGTAGGAACTCACTTCTATATGACTTATAAGAAAGGAAACAGTTATgcctaaagctaaaaaaaaaacagatttattCCAACAGAGAGGCGGTGACTTCCATTAAAGGAAGCTATATGTGGTGTTTTTATTAGTGTCATTTGCACAACAATATCCAGCCTGAATGGACTGAAAGACACAAATATAAAATCATAAATTACTTCTTTAAATCTTGTGTAATTGTAACCTAAAAGAGAAATCAAACACATATGAAATGGTTCATCTTGCATTCTTTTGAGGCAGAAGGAGCAAACTCCAAACTGTTATCTGCacacaatatataaataagacTCTTGCTTTAATAATTAATGTTTGTAGAGCTTCCAGTAACTAGAGGCAGCACTAAAGTCAGTGAATGAGGAAGAAATCCTGTGccattttttaatttgtgtgaattataattcaattttaattttcagaTTTAATTTTCTGCAATTTTCTTTAACAAATTTCGCAAAAACACTTGAGTTATTAAAATGTTGTTCTGTTTGATAGCCATCCAGATTTCCTGGTCGCAATGTTATTGTTTCTCTCCACTGTGGAACCACAACAGtatggcttttttcttttttcttttttttccagtgtggatgctgtttttttttgttttttttttctctcccagtACTGCCACTGGTGTGGTCTCTCTTTTAGTTTGGACATCTCTGTTTTATAAACTGAAACTCTTACATTGGTCACATACGTCGGCTTCCTGTCCTGTGTGGAGGCTTTAGTGTGTTCTTCACTGACTGTGTTGGTCCCAGTAGACCGGTTTTTCTGCAGTTTGACATCCCACATTATATTTGAATGTACGTTGGTCACTCTGCTCACAGTGTTGAAGTCTGGATCTGActgcatttctgtttgtgtaaagCCATGAACCAGCCACTGTGTGTCTagtagacagaaaaaaaagtcaactccCTGCCCTGTCGACAGTTTAGAGGCAGATAGATGTGTAGACATTGTACCATCTAGGCCTTGTGCAGGGAGGAAAGGGGATttcagtgtttctgtttgtgtgcaaTCAAATCTCTAGTTTGTTAAAGCAGCACCTGTTGAAATGGTTATTAGGCAGGGCTGGGTACTGAGACACAATATATAGTGTCCCCTATGTTATACTCATTTTTGGTATTTGGTACTAGAGTATGGAGACCTTTTTTCCACCGTAGACACTTTTCCACAAAATAACTAACCTTTTTAGGAACTAAAGAGCTTCACCCTTGATTTGACTGCAAGGAACCAGCGTCTAAGTTTACTTCCTAGCCTGCAAAAACTTTACGATGGCTCAAATATTAATcatattaatatttattatatcATATTATCACCCTTAAGGGTGGAGTGGCGACTACTATCAAAATCAAGGCGAGGGCTGgacatttcttttaatgttaactgACGTTAAAGTTATGTAGTTGACTTTGTGacaaagtctttaaaaaagTCACTTAAAAAAATGCAGTGTGCGACAAAGAACTAGCAAGTGAGTAAGaatcaaaacttttattttctaattAATTCAAGGAGGTTATgcactaaaaataaataaactcaaaACACTCAGCTGATTGTTGCTGCTTTGCAGACAGCTCTGGTGGTTTCAGCCTTTTTTTCACGTTGTTGTgatgtcttttttaaatgtcacagTTGTGCATCTGTAAATTATAAAGAGCAACACCATGGCTCTCTGTTGTTTGGACAAATTGAAGCACAAAGCAGAAATTCACAATAAGAGGCATTTTAGTTCTTGAATTTAGTTTCTAGTGCTCTTTAGTTCCTGGGACTATTTGGTCAAAAAGGGGCTTTCAGGAGTTTGGTCAGCTGGTCACTTAAtgcagtatatacagtaattaCAACAGTGGGTTTCAAATATTAAGCCATTAGCTTAATTATAACGTGCAACAAGAAAAACCCTAAAAGGAAGAAAATGAGAACTTGTAGCTGCtgcttgtacatttttattgacTCAAATTGAAAAATAATCCTGAAAATGTGCACTTTAAATGACAGGGGAATTCTTCACCCACAATTTTAGTTCACACAGGACGTGACAATAAGTAGTTAGACAACTTAAGAGCTTGAATAAGGATGAACAGTTTTGTTTTCAGAAGTAAATGCATCTATTGGCTCCCATTTTTAATCATCTTGAGCTCAAACCTTCAgctattttatttgaaaattcaTCCACAAATCTTAAAACGTATTGAACAATATTAATTTGAATAAAAACTTAACATAATTTTACTAAACAAGTGGACACCGATAAGTCTACACAGAGATAACTCTTTGTACTAACGTGACCATTGGACTAAACTCCCAAAAAAGCCTGTCgaatcctttttaaaaatgagaAAGATTTACGCACGGAGTTCTCATGTCAGGGCATTTTAAGTTGGGAATAAAATAAGTGCGGTTTTCAGTAgagagaggcaaattatttgtACATGTAACCTATTAAGTAACTCACTATAGCATATAATAAAAACTAATTTGATTCAAAAAGTGACTCATTTAAAACCGGCATCAGATTTAAAATATTTAGTAACTGATGTTCCTTAGATGCCCAGCCCTGCCGATGTACCAATACTTGACATGATtgtaaaaaagacaaacttATTTTTCTAGTTTCTGGCAGTGCCCTTTAGAGTCATTGGTATTGTAGGGGATTCTGTCAGTGTCATATTTGTTATGGTACTTTGAAACTAGA
It encodes the following:
- the LOC114565228 gene encoding WD repeat-containing protein 37 isoform X1, which gives rise to MPVESGSSAAARQAKQKRKSHSLSIRRTNSTEQERSGLQRDMLDGQDSKLPLSLRSNLLDLFSQIEREFENLYIENLELRREIETLNDRLAAEGQTFEGADLAKGALKTKASHSTSQLSQKLKTTYKASTSKIVSSFKATTSRAVCQLVKEYVGHRDGIWDLSVTRTQPVVLGTASADHSAMLWSIETGKCLLKYMGHQGSVNSIKFHPTEQMALTASGDQTAHIWRYMVQLPTPQPVADISQTPCEDDVDFSDKDEADVEVEGPNDCPSVRMATTTLRSHQGVVIAADWLVGGKQVVTASWDRAANLYEVETSELVHSLTGHDQELTHCCTHPTQRLVVTSSRDTTFRLWDFRDPSIHSVNVFQGHTDTVTSAVFTVGDNVVSGSDDRTVKVWDLKNMRSPIATIRTDSAVNRISVSVNQKIIALPHDNRQVRLFDMSGVRLARLPRSNRQGHRRMVCCSAWCEDNTSCNLFTCGFDRQAIGWNINIPALLQEK
- the LOC114565228 gene encoding WD repeat-containing protein 37 isoform X2 gives rise to the protein MRMEDSKLPLSLRSNLLDLFSQIEREFENLYIENLELRREIETLNDRLAAEGQTFEGADLAKGALKTKASHSTSQLSQKLKTTYKASTSKIVSSFKATTSRAVCQLVKEYVGHRDGIWDLSVTRTQPVVLGTASADHSAMLWSIETGKCLLKYMGHQGSVNSIKFHPTEQMALTASGDQTAHIWRYMVQLPTPQPVADISQTPCEDDVDFSDKDEADVEVEGPNDCPSVRMATTTLRSHQGVVIAADWLVGGKQVVTASWDRAANLYEVETSELVHSLTGHDQELTHCCTHPTQRLVVTSSRDTTFRLWDFRDPSIHSVNVFQGHTDTVTSAVFTVGDNVVSGSDDRTVKVWDLKNMRSPIATIRTDSAVNRISVSVNQKIIALPHDNRQVRLFDMSGVRLARLPRSNRQGHRRMVCCSAWCEDNTSCNLFTCGFDRQAIGWNINIPALLQEK